One Mycolicibacterium fortuitum subsp. fortuitum genomic window carries:
- a CDS encoding aldehyde dehydrogenase — MDQHLGEYLGIEADWSLEGDDAHAVEVISPHTEQPIARVVAAGPAEVDAAVAAARAAIDHGPWPRLDPAERIAAVRRLAEIYAGRRGEMAQLISAEMGAPISFAQRAQVGLPAMMMSAFCDLAETYPWHQTRTGFFGSDVRIQKQPVGVVAAIVPWNMPQFLIVTKLVPALLAGCAVVLKPAPQSPLDAALLSDMLKEVGLPDGVVSVIQGDAGVGARLVGHPGVDKVSFTGSSAAGRAVAAAAAANLTKVSLELGGKSAAIILDDADPDTVAAGVRSASLSNSGQICNALTRIVVPAAREREFVDALADRMNALIVGDPADPATELGPLVSRRQQQRVRDYIDLGRNEGARMVCGGTDLPDGVDSGWYVRPTLFAGADNSMRIAREEIFGPVLTVIGYRNEDEAIAIANDSAYGLAGSVWTADTDRGISVAERVQTGTFGVNQGYTMDPFAPFGGIKNSGYGRELGREGLEGYLETKSIAVATAR, encoded by the coding sequence ATGGATCAGCATCTTGGTGAGTACCTCGGCATCGAGGCGGACTGGTCGCTCGAGGGCGATGATGCCCACGCGGTGGAGGTGATCTCCCCGCACACCGAGCAGCCCATCGCCCGCGTGGTGGCAGCCGGCCCGGCCGAGGTGGATGCAGCCGTCGCGGCGGCGCGGGCGGCTATCGACCACGGGCCGTGGCCGCGTCTCGACCCGGCCGAACGCATCGCGGCGGTGCGGCGCCTCGCCGAGATTTACGCCGGTCGACGCGGGGAGATGGCACAACTCATCTCGGCAGAGATGGGAGCGCCCATCAGTTTCGCCCAACGCGCGCAGGTCGGCCTTCCGGCCATGATGATGTCCGCGTTCTGCGACCTCGCCGAAACCTATCCCTGGCACCAGACCCGCACTGGTTTCTTCGGATCGGACGTACGTATCCAGAAGCAACCGGTGGGCGTCGTCGCCGCCATCGTGCCGTGGAACATGCCGCAGTTCCTCATCGTTACCAAGCTGGTGCCCGCGCTGCTGGCCGGGTGTGCGGTGGTGCTCAAGCCGGCCCCTCAAAGCCCGCTGGATGCTGCGCTTTTGAGCGACATGCTCAAGGAGGTCGGCCTGCCCGACGGCGTCGTCTCCGTCATCCAGGGTGACGCCGGAGTCGGTGCCCGGCTGGTCGGTCATCCCGGCGTCGACAAGGTCTCGTTCACCGGCTCCAGCGCGGCAGGCCGGGCCGTCGCCGCAGCGGCAGCGGCCAACCTGACCAAGGTGAGCCTCGAACTCGGAGGCAAGTCGGCGGCCATCATCCTCGACGACGCCGACCCGGACACGGTGGCGGCCGGTGTGCGGTCGGCCAGCCTGTCCAACAGCGGCCAGATCTGCAATGCGCTGACCCGCATCGTCGTCCCGGCCGCCCGGGAACGCGAGTTCGTCGACGCTCTCGCCGACCGAATGAACGCACTCATCGTCGGCGATCCCGCCGATCCCGCCACCGAACTGGGGCCACTCGTGTCCCGACGGCAGCAGCAGCGCGTACGGGACTACATCGACCTCGGCCGGAACGAAGGTGCGCGGATGGTCTGCGGTGGCACCGACCTGCCGGACGGCGTAGACAGCGGCTGGTACGTCCGGCCCACACTTTTCGCCGGCGCGGACAACTCGATGCGGATCGCCCGAGAAGAGATCTTCGGGCCCGTCCTCACCGTGATCGGCTACCGGAACGAGGACGAGGCCATCGCGATCGCCAACGACTCCGCCTACGGACTGGCCGGCTCGGTCTGGACGGCCGACACCGACCGCGGGATCAGCGTCGCCGAGCGTGTACAAACCGGAACTTTCGGGGTAAACCAGGGATACACAATGGATCCGTTCGCACCGTTCGGCGGCATCAAGAACAGCGGATACGGCCGGGAACTCGGCCGTGAAGGCCTCGAGGGCTATCTCGAAACCAAGTCCATAGCCGTCGCAACCGCACGTTGA
- a CDS encoding amidohydrolase family protein, whose protein sequence is MTVTASPRIPAKERIAVRCVDSDVHPVPRRGVLGEYIPEPWRSRYFGTHDVGELIYYDAPDYAHAYAMRTDTFPSDGEFAGSDPDLAFRQLIMEAGADIAILEPAAYSAHIPEANHAMNCALNDWQANHWLDSHNNWHERWRGSICLAVEAPELGAQEIERWAGHPYMAQILIKAEPRPSWGDPKYDPIWAAATKHDITVSCHLSRGEYDELPLPPVGLPSYNHDFMVTYSLLAANQVMSLIFDGVFDRFPTLRIVFVEHAFTWILPLMWRMDAIYEARKSWMDIKRKPSEYVKDHIKFTTQPLDYPEDKTELSRAFEWMECDKILLFSSDYPHWTFDDPRWLVKHLPEHARENVMFRNGIETYKLPDTVPVLEGQVRVF, encoded by the coding sequence ATGACCGTCACGGCATCGCCGAGGATTCCGGCCAAAGAGCGCATCGCCGTGCGATGCGTCGACTCCGATGTGCACCCGGTGCCGCGTCGCGGCGTGTTGGGGGAGTACATCCCCGAGCCATGGCGCAGCAGGTATTTCGGTACTCACGACGTGGGCGAGCTGATCTACTACGACGCGCCTGACTACGCGCACGCCTACGCCATGCGCACCGACACGTTCCCTTCCGACGGTGAATTCGCCGGCAGCGACCCGGATCTGGCCTTCCGGCAACTGATCATGGAGGCCGGCGCCGACATCGCGATCCTGGAACCCGCGGCGTACTCGGCGCACATCCCCGAGGCCAATCACGCGATGAACTGCGCGCTCAACGACTGGCAGGCCAACCACTGGCTGGACAGCCACAACAACTGGCACGAGCGCTGGCGCGGTTCCATCTGCCTGGCCGTCGAAGCCCCGGAGCTCGGGGCGCAGGAGATCGAACGGTGGGCCGGCCACCCGTACATGGCGCAGATCCTGATCAAGGCTGAGCCGCGGCCGTCGTGGGGCGATCCGAAGTACGACCCGATCTGGGCCGCCGCCACCAAGCACGACATCACCGTGAGCTGCCATCTGTCCCGCGGTGAATACGACGAGCTCCCGCTTCCGCCGGTCGGATTACCGAGCTACAACCATGATTTCATGGTCACCTACTCATTGCTGGCGGCCAACCAGGTGATGAGCCTGATCTTCGACGGGGTCTTCGACCGGTTCCCGACACTGCGCATCGTGTTCGTCGAGCACGCCTTCACCTGGATACTGCCCTTGATGTGGCGCATGGATGCCATCTACGAGGCGCGGAAGTCCTGGATGGACATCAAGCGCAAGCCCAGCGAGTACGTCAAGGACCACATCAAATTCACCACCCAGCCGCTGGACTACCCCGAGGACAAGACCGAGCTGTCCCGGGCCTTCGAGTGGATGGAGTGCGACAAGATCCTGCTGTTCTCCAGCGATTATCCGCATTGGACCTTCGACGATCCCCGCTGGCTGGTCAAGCATCTCCCCGAGCACGCGCGCGAAAACGTGATGTTTCGCAACGGGATCGAAACCTACAAGCTGCCTGACACCGTCCCGGTGCTCGAAGGTCAGGTCCGGGTCTTCTAG
- a CDS encoding TetR/AcrR family transcriptional regulator, which yields MAERWTRERRLEHTRSVLLDAAEEVFAEKGFAPATLDDIARAAGYTKGAIYKHFATKDDLFLAVSDRYWRRYFDNFAEVMSGATQVGPAELDEIAKRWRELSRDRGADHAALGHEFTLYLRRNPEAQERVAAKRAEVVEALGKFIASGMERWGATLRIPASTFAQVLIATSDAVVLGSELDDVDLYRPIVDMYVSAIKLP from the coding sequence ATGGCGGAGCGCTGGACCCGGGAACGCAGGCTTGAGCACACGCGCTCAGTGCTGCTCGATGCCGCCGAGGAGGTGTTTGCCGAAAAAGGTTTTGCGCCAGCCACTCTCGATGACATCGCCCGAGCCGCTGGCTACACCAAGGGCGCGATCTACAAGCATTTCGCCACCAAGGACGATCTCTTCCTGGCCGTCAGCGACAGATACTGGCGGCGGTACTTCGACAACTTCGCCGAGGTGATGTCCGGTGCGACCCAGGTCGGGCCGGCCGAGCTCGACGAGATCGCCAAACGCTGGCGTGAGCTGAGCCGTGACCGGGGCGCCGACCATGCCGCGCTCGGCCACGAATTCACGCTCTACCTACGCCGCAACCCAGAGGCGCAGGAGCGGGTGGCGGCGAAACGCGCCGAAGTCGTCGAGGCGCTGGGCAAGTTCATCGCCTCCGGGATGGAGCGTTGGGGCGCGACATTGCGGATTCCGGCCTCGACTTTCGCCCAAGTACTCATCGCCACCAGCGACGCCGTGGTCCTGGGCAGCGAACTCGACGACGTCGACCTCTACCGGCCGATCGTCGACATGTATGTGTCTGCCATCAAACTGCCCTGA
- a CDS encoding spirocyclase AveC family protein: MSDLSKKPVVTESISGIAALDKPGPSSSNAFKIWATVGGLVLALTLYLFVRWVTGPYFESVSGGPSEPPLYMKIPLMANAVVLWIGLPFALWFFIIRPWVRERRITLDGMLLVSMGLMMFQDPMLNYYSTWCTYNAWLFNQGSWAPHIPGWVAHEEPGHTVPEPLLTNIPGYAYGVLLLTIVGCAIMRKIKNRWPGIGNLRLILATYAIAIVFDFVMEALIMLPIGFYSYPGAIQSLSFNAGTYYQWPIYEGFMWGGVQTALVCLRFFTDDRGHTLVERGIDRLRGGFVKQQFIRFLAIFGGVSACFFLFYNVPATWLGMHGDAWPEDVQKRSYFNPGICGEGTDRPCPNPDLPLPTKHSGYVNHDGELVLPEGVTIPPVVPILRGEQP, from the coding sequence ATGAGTGATCTGTCCAAGAAGCCTGTCGTCACCGAATCAATCAGCGGAATCGCTGCTCTCGACAAGCCAGGTCCGTCGTCATCGAACGCGTTCAAGATCTGGGCGACCGTCGGCGGTTTGGTTCTCGCACTGACGTTGTATCTGTTCGTCCGATGGGTCACCGGGCCCTATTTCGAGTCGGTGTCGGGTGGCCCGAGCGAGCCACCGCTGTATATGAAGATTCCGCTGATGGCCAACGCCGTGGTGCTCTGGATCGGTCTGCCCTTTGCCTTGTGGTTCTTCATCATTCGACCGTGGGTGCGGGAGAGGCGGATCACCCTCGACGGCATGCTGCTGGTGTCGATGGGGTTGATGATGTTCCAGGACCCGATGCTCAACTACTACAGCACCTGGTGCACGTACAACGCGTGGCTGTTCAACCAGGGATCCTGGGCGCCGCACATTCCGGGCTGGGTGGCACACGAGGAACCGGGGCATACGGTCCCCGAGCCACTGCTGACCAACATTCCCGGCTATGCCTACGGTGTCTTGCTGCTCACCATCGTCGGATGCGCGATCATGCGGAAAATCAAGAACCGGTGGCCTGGCATCGGCAACCTGCGCCTGATCCTGGCCACCTACGCTATCGCCATCGTCTTCGACTTCGTCATGGAAGCCCTGATCATGCTGCCGATCGGGTTCTACTCCTACCCCGGTGCCATCCAATCGCTCTCGTTCAACGCCGGGACCTACTACCAGTGGCCGATCTACGAGGGCTTCATGTGGGGCGGCGTCCAGACGGCGCTCGTCTGCCTGCGCTTCTTCACCGACGACCGCGGACACACCTTGGTCGAGCGCGGAATCGACCGCCTCCGTGGCGGTTTCGTCAAGCAACAGTTCATCCGCTTCCTAGCGATCTTCGGCGGTGTCAGCGCGTGCTTCTTCCTCTTCTACAACGTCCCCGCCACCTGGCTGGGCATGCACGGAGACGCGTGGCCCGAAGACGTCCAGAAGCGGTCGTACTTCAACCCCGGCATCTGTGGCGAGGGAACCGACCGGCCGTGCCCGAATCCTGATCTGCCGCTGCCGACCAAGCACTCGGGGTACGTCAACCACGACGGGGAACTGGTCCTTCCGGAAGGCGTGACCATCCCACCCGTAGTGCCGATCCTTCGGGGCGAACAGCCATGA
- a CDS encoding CbbQ/NirQ/NorQ/GpvN family protein produces MTAGTLRSAVETASPAPFYRAAGREVETFRAAARRGAPVLLKGPTGCGKTRFVEAMAHELGRELITVAGHEDMTSADLVGRFLLKGGETTWVDGPLTRAVRDGAICYLDEIVEARQDTTVVIHPLADHRRELPIDRLGTSLPAAPGFQLVISYNPGYQSILKSLKNSTRQRFVAISLDFPAAEIETEIVATEAGIDSSTAESLVALGNAIRRLDGSALSEVASTRMLILAGGLVAEGLSLRDAVQSAVVEVLSDDPDVIQGLAELVDAILPPP; encoded by the coding sequence ATGACGGCCGGCACGTTGCGGTCGGCTGTCGAAACGGCTTCGCCTGCACCGTTTTACCGTGCCGCGGGCAGGGAAGTCGAAACTTTTCGGGCGGCCGCCCGCCGCGGCGCACCGGTGCTGCTCAAAGGACCCACCGGTTGCGGAAAAACCCGTTTCGTCGAAGCGATGGCTCATGAACTCGGTCGTGAGCTCATCACCGTCGCCGGCCATGAGGACATGACATCGGCGGATCTCGTGGGGCGCTTCCTACTGAAGGGCGGCGAAACCACCTGGGTGGACGGTCCATTGACCAGGGCGGTGCGAGACGGCGCCATCTGCTATCTCGACGAGATCGTGGAGGCGCGTCAGGACACGACGGTGGTCATCCATCCGCTCGCCGACCACCGGCGTGAACTGCCCATCGATCGGCTGGGCACCAGCTTGCCCGCGGCACCCGGGTTTCAACTGGTGATTTCCTACAACCCCGGCTACCAGAGCATCTTGAAGAGCCTCAAGAACTCGACCCGTCAGCGCTTCGTCGCGATCAGCCTCGACTTCCCGGCTGCCGAGATCGAGACCGAGATCGTCGCCACCGAGGCCGGGATCGACTCATCCACCGCTGAGTCGCTGGTTGCACTCGGAAACGCCATCCGGCGTCTGGACGGTTCCGCACTGAGCGAGGTGGCCTCGACCCGCATGCTGATTCTCGCCGGTGGCCTGGTCGCCGAAGGACTCAGCCTGCGCGACGCCGTCCAGTCCGCCGTAGTTGAGGTGCTCTCGGACGATCCGGATGTGATCCAGGGTCTCGCAGAACTGGTCGACGCGATCCTGCCACCGCCGTGA
- a CDS encoding nitric oxide reductase activation protein NorD: MSTGRAEPHHFRFLAGFLAGRPVDIAVARADEFAYTDGRVVFVSANADPDRQRREVLIQSALLGAGSLDSRYVKRLRARPSLARRYLGLEGRRVLAELAPRIALAASATPEAAAQSASCEESLRIALGRTKLDAPPDWFGTIKPSKLVHAHGESGSPAIDADFRMNVEYTEPSGTDEDDDDGPAEKSRILKLFDAPVGMQGPAKFLRTLFGSSRSAVSEGAGGELGVASVRRTARAGANARPVPTTIRFTGIDKPGAALTVGGALYPEWDVFADRYRDNWCRVVDFPINTPADASTVRVPRDAVLRRRLARVGLGPTLLRARADGEELDTEAIVDFFVDVRSGHLPPEHIYAERRNLARNLGVLILLDVSGSATDTGAEGLAVHDLQLRAAATLAATLEELGDRVAVYGFRSQGRRAVQLPAVKTFEQRFGAAARSRLGQLQPFGYTRLGAGIRGAGGILKNQAGTPHRLLIVLSDGYPYDDGYEGHYARADTAKALEELRADGVACLCLSIGADGDADALDRVFGSGSHAGAATLSELSPRMDELFLSALAELAAPKPR; encoded by the coding sequence GTGAGCACCGGTCGCGCGGAGCCGCACCACTTCCGGTTTCTGGCCGGTTTCCTTGCCGGGCGGCCGGTCGACATCGCTGTGGCCCGCGCGGACGAGTTCGCATACACAGACGGTCGCGTCGTCTTCGTTTCGGCGAACGCCGATCCGGACAGGCAGCGTCGCGAGGTGCTGATCCAGAGCGCGCTCCTCGGAGCCGGAAGCCTCGACAGTCGGTACGTCAAACGGCTACGGGCACGGCCCTCGCTCGCGCGCCGTTATCTGGGGCTCGAAGGGCGCAGGGTCCTGGCCGAACTCGCTCCCCGGATCGCCCTGGCGGCATCGGCCACCCCTGAGGCAGCGGCGCAGTCTGCCAGTTGCGAGGAGTCGTTGCGGATCGCTCTGGGCAGAACCAAACTCGACGCGCCGCCGGACTGGTTCGGGACGATCAAACCATCCAAACTGGTCCATGCCCACGGTGAATCCGGTTCACCGGCAATCGATGCCGACTTCCGGATGAACGTCGAGTACACCGAGCCGTCCGGAACGGATGAGGACGATGACGACGGACCGGCAGAGAAGAGCCGGATTCTCAAGCTGTTCGATGCGCCCGTCGGGATGCAGGGACCGGCGAAGTTCCTGCGCACGCTGTTCGGCAGCTCCCGCTCCGCCGTTAGTGAGGGCGCCGGCGGTGAGCTCGGAGTGGCCTCGGTGCGACGGACCGCGCGCGCCGGGGCGAATGCGCGCCCGGTACCGACCACGATCCGCTTCACCGGCATCGACAAGCCCGGCGCGGCACTGACAGTCGGCGGCGCCCTGTACCCGGAATGGGATGTATTCGCCGACCGGTACCGGGACAACTGGTGCCGCGTCGTCGATTTTCCGATCAACACCCCGGCGGATGCCTCAACTGTTCGCGTGCCACGCGACGCGGTGCTGCGACGCAGGCTGGCACGAGTTGGCCTCGGGCCCACGTTGTTGCGCGCCCGCGCCGACGGCGAGGAGCTGGATACCGAAGCGATCGTCGACTTCTTCGTCGACGTACGTTCGGGTCATCTTCCGCCGGAGCACATTTACGCCGAACGCCGGAACCTGGCCCGTAACCTCGGAGTTCTGATCCTGCTCGACGTGTCGGGCTCGGCCACCGATACCGGCGCAGAGGGACTGGCCGTGCACGACCTTCAGTTGCGGGCCGCCGCGACCCTTGCGGCCACACTCGAAGAACTGGGCGACCGCGTAGCCGTTTACGGCTTTCGCTCCCAAGGCCGCCGGGCCGTGCAGCTACCCGCCGTCAAGACCTTCGAGCAACGCTTCGGCGCTGCTGCGCGGTCTCGGCTCGGCCAACTTCAGCCGTTCGGCTACACCCGGCTCGGCGCGGGGATCCGCGGTGCCGGTGGGATCCTGAAAAACCAGGCGGGAACACCACATCGGTTGTTGATCGTGCTCTCGGACGGTTACCCGTACGACGACGGCTATGAAGGTCACTACGCCAGGGCCGACACCGCCAAGGCACTCGAGGAATTACGGGCCGACGGCGTGGCCTGCCTGTGCCTATCGATCGGCGCCGATGGCGATGCCGACGCGCTCGATCGGGTCTTCGGCTCGGGCAGTCACGCCGGGGCTGCGACGTTGTCCGAGCTGAGCCCCAGGATGGATGAGTTGTTCTTGTCCGCGTTGGCGGAGCTGGCGGCTCCGAAGCCGCGGTAG
- a CDS encoding MarR family winged helix-turn-helix transcriptional regulator, with product MTATDSEPLGYLLHRVAAALRPEVAAALTPLGLGLPEFVCLRIISLNPGLTSAELARITNVSAQATNQLLHRLEAAGAVHRPDTAAAGKALPAELTATGRTLLTRAENAVHGADQRVLDRLTPTEQRQLKALLRKAGRDDTTCGPGRC from the coding sequence ATGACTGCCACCGACAGTGAGCCGCTGGGATACCTGCTGCACCGGGTGGCCGCGGCGCTGCGTCCCGAGGTGGCGGCGGCACTCACCCCACTCGGGCTCGGACTGCCGGAGTTTGTCTGTCTACGGATCATCTCGCTGAACCCCGGACTCACCAGCGCCGAACTGGCCCGCATCACCAACGTCAGCGCCCAGGCCACCAACCAGCTGCTGCACCGGCTGGAAGCCGCCGGCGCGGTGCACCGCCCCGATACCGCGGCCGCGGGTAAGGCACTGCCTGCCGAACTCACCGCGACGGGCCGAACCCTGCTCACCCGCGCCGAGAACGCCGTCCACGGCGCTGATCAGCGGGTACTGGACCGCCTGACGCCTACCGAACAACGACAGCTCAAAGCACTGTTACGCAAGGCCGGCCGCGACGACACCACCTGCGGGCCGGGACGCTGCTGA
- a CDS encoding FAD-binding oxidoreductase, protein MSAPDAEIARLAAELPDHAVITDPAVIEGYRRDAALDPEAGRARAVVRVGSTEDVQTVLRWASAHQVPVVPRGAGSGLAGGANGVDGGIILSTERMRDIRIDTASRTAVVQPGLLNSEVKKAAAEYGLWYPPDPGSVEISSIGGNAATNAGGLCCVKYGVTSDYVLGMEVVLADGTAVRLGGPRLKDVAGLSLTKLFVGSEGILGVITELTLRLIPAQPPASTAVALFSSVQDAADAVVAITDRVRPAMLELMDHATINAVEDYRRMGLDRSAEAMLLVQSDAPGAATEEIAHIVEACEKSGATEVYATDDPEEGAAFTAARRLVGLALMQLGTFYLEDVTVPIPDLPELVAGIKRIAEDCDVLICVVAHAGDGNTHPVVVFDAEDPDMSERARLAFARVMELAIAMGGTITGEHGVGRLKRDWLPLQLGDDVMALTRRIKDALDPHGILNPGAVLR, encoded by the coding sequence ATGTCCGCACCGGACGCCGAGATCGCCAGGCTGGCTGCCGAGCTGCCCGACCACGCGGTAATCACCGATCCCGCCGTGATCGAGGGCTACCGCCGTGACGCCGCGCTCGACCCGGAGGCCGGACGAGCACGCGCCGTGGTGCGGGTCGGCAGCACCGAGGACGTCCAGACCGTGCTGCGGTGGGCCAGTGCCCACCAGGTGCCCGTCGTGCCCCGAGGCGCGGGATCCGGGCTGGCCGGCGGTGCCAACGGCGTCGACGGCGGCATCATCCTCAGCACCGAACGGATGCGCGACATCCGCATCGACACCGCAAGCAGAACCGCAGTGGTCCAACCCGGCCTGCTGAACTCCGAGGTGAAGAAGGCAGCAGCCGAGTACGGCCTGTGGTACCCGCCCGACCCCGGCTCCGTCGAGATCTCCTCGATCGGCGGGAACGCAGCGACCAACGCCGGCGGGTTGTGCTGCGTGAAGTACGGCGTCACCAGCGATTACGTCCTCGGCATGGAAGTAGTGCTGGCCGACGGCACAGCGGTGAGGCTGGGTGGTCCGCGATTGAAAGACGTTGCCGGCCTGTCCTTGACGAAGTTGTTCGTCGGCTCAGAGGGCATCCTCGGCGTCATCACCGAGCTCACCTTGCGGCTGATCCCCGCCCAACCTCCGGCTTCGACGGCCGTTGCGCTGTTCAGCTCGGTACAGGATGCCGCCGACGCGGTGGTGGCCATCACCGACCGAGTCCGCCCGGCCATGTTGGAGTTGATGGACCACGCCACCATCAACGCGGTCGAGGACTACCGCCGCATGGGGCTGGACCGGTCGGCCGAGGCGATGCTGTTGGTTCAGTCCGATGCGCCGGGCGCCGCCACCGAGGAAATCGCCCACATCGTCGAAGCCTGCGAGAAGTCCGGTGCCACCGAGGTTTACGCCACCGACGACCCCGAGGAGGGCGCCGCGTTCACCGCGGCCCGCCGCCTGGTGGGTCTGGCCTTGATGCAACTGGGCACGTTCTACCTCGAAGATGTGACGGTGCCGATACCCGACCTGCCGGAACTGGTGGCCGGGATCAAGCGGATCGCCGAGGATTGCGACGTGCTGATCTGCGTCGTCGCGCACGCCGGTGACGGAAACACGCACCCGGTGGTGGTGTTCGACGCCGAGGACCCCGATATGAGCGAACGCGCTCGACTGGCGTTCGCGAGGGTGATGGAGCTCGCGATCGCCATGGGCGGCACCATCACCGGCGAGCACGGTGTCGGTCGGCTCAAAAGAGATTGGCTGCCACTACAACTCGGCGATGACGTGATGGCGCTGACGCGCCGGATCAAGGATGCCCTGGACCCCCACGGCATCCTCAATCCCGGCGCGGTGCTGCGCTGA
- a CDS encoding alpha/beta hydrolase, translating to MADRRPRPRRRLLLAAAELLNAANAVKPLGRRGYTTVQSFAFGWPTSENAPLVITVSALDALRRGIRGDYRSAGGRISLLFKVISWALLVLVHRRGVQSRPYFENPVHEALADEYPTTVRPLRRGEVYTTAMSRRRYARKTIHYGPHRANLADIWMRPDLPRDGKAPVLLQVPGGAWMIGMRRPQSYPLMSHLAEQGWICVSIGYRISPRHPWPNHIIDVKRALAWVKANIAEYGGDPDAVCITGGSAGGHLTALAALTPNDPKWQPGFEDADTSVAAAVPIYGRYDWFSTTGPGREEFMEILERLIVKLPLSTNDQVYRDASPITLVHPDAPPFFVLHGTNDSLIPVVEGRDFVAALRRVSKSPVVYAEIPHAQHAFDIFGSPRGHYTADAVAEFLTWARARAQLTADSAAESLSS from the coding sequence ATGGCTGACCGCCGTCCTCGACCAAGAAGGCGGCTACTCCTTGCCGCCGCCGAGTTGCTCAACGCTGCCAACGCGGTGAAACCGCTCGGACGCAGGGGTTACACCACCGTCCAGTCCTTCGCGTTCGGCTGGCCGACCTCGGAGAACGCCCCGCTGGTGATCACGGTGTCGGCCCTCGATGCGCTGCGCCGCGGTATTCGAGGCGACTACCGCTCGGCGGGCGGCCGGATCTCGTTGCTGTTCAAGGTCATTTCCTGGGCGTTACTGGTGCTCGTGCACCGGCGCGGTGTGCAATCGCGGCCCTACTTCGAGAACCCGGTGCACGAGGCACTGGCCGACGAGTACCCCACCACGGTGCGCCCCCTGCGTCGGGGCGAGGTGTACACCACCGCGATGAGCCGGCGCCGTTACGCGCGCAAGACCATCCACTACGGCCCGCACCGGGCCAACCTGGCCGATATCTGGATGCGCCCGGACCTGCCGCGCGACGGCAAAGCACCGGTGCTGCTCCAGGTTCCGGGCGGCGCGTGGATGATCGGCATGCGCCGGCCGCAGTCGTACCCGCTGATGAGCCATCTGGCCGAGCAAGGCTGGATCTGTGTGTCGATCGGCTACCGGATCAGCCCGCGCCACCCGTGGCCCAACCACATCATCGACGTGAAGCGGGCGCTGGCCTGGGTTAAGGCCAACATCGCCGAATACGGCGGCGACCCGGACGCGGTGTGCATCACCGGCGGCTCCGCGGGTGGTCATCTGACCGCGTTGGCCGCGTTGACACCCAACGACCCCAAGTGGCAGCCGGGTTTCGAGGACGCCGACACCTCGGTGGCGGCCGCGGTTCCGATCTACGGACGTTACGACTGGTTCAGCACCACAGGTCCCGGCCGTGAAGAGTTCATGGAGATTCTGGAGCGGCTGATCGTCAAGTTGCCGCTGTCCACCAACGACCAGGTGTACCGGGACGCGTCCCCGATCACCCTGGTACACCCCGACGCGCCGCCGTTCTTCGTCCTGCACGGCACCAACGACTCACTCATCCCGGTGGTGGAGGGCCGCGATTTCGTCGCCGCGCTGCGCAGGGTCTCGAAGTCACCGGTGGTCTACGCCGAGATCCCGCATGCACAGCACGCATTCGACATCTTCGGCTCACCGCGCGGGCACTACACCGCCGACGCCGTCGCGGAGTTTCTCACCTGGGCTCGGGCCAGGGCCCAACTCACCGCGGATAGCGCTGCAGAGTCACTAAGCTCCTGA